Genomic segment of Mercurialis annua linkage group LG6, ddMerAnnu1.2, whole genome shotgun sequence:
tttcatttttttattttaattatagccaGTTgctcaaattaaaatgaaaaaaaatgtaaatatatgttcatattatttttatttatccttttatcatcaaaaattcaaaaatgaagtaaTATAAAgtgtatattaatttttttttcaaccaAATTTGGAGATTAGctataattaaaactgaaaaataaaaaatagactaaaattgaagattttaaaagttgagtataaacaaaataaaaaataaaaaatttgaatatttgattaaaccttttaaaaaatatattaatcatTCCCTATGAAATCCTAGTTTCAACCGCCAAACAACGCGGTCTGTGACGCAAGACGCTCCCAATTCTGCTGCCTGTCCTTTACACTCAGAGTCCCACGGAATGTATAGTGCTGCCCGTCCTTTACAATCAGAGTCCCATGGGTACTGGCCGTAACCGATAATAATCTGATCCACAAGGCTGTAAGCTCGAttaaatcatcatcatcatcgaATGGGAGTTCCGGCGGTTTATCGGTGGTTGGGCAAGAAGTATCCACTAGTAGTGGTCGATGTAATTGAAGAAGAAGCAGTAGTTATCGATGAACTTAAAATTCCGGTGGATACGAGTAAACCTAACCCTAACAATATCGAATACGATAATTTGTATCTCCACATGGACGGGATTATTCACCCCTGCTTTCACCCCGAAGAcagagtatttttaaattagttttcaaTATCTTATTTTGAATTCCAAAACATTTATTGTGATTACAAGTTGATGATGTGAATCATTTTATGCAGCCTTCACCGACTTCTTACGACGAGGTATTCCGGTGCATGTTTGATTACATTGATAGACTTTTTGTGATGGTCAGACCTAGAAAGCTGTTGTACATGGCAATCggtttgtatttttaaaaatattgagaaaCCATTTTATTAGTCCTCTACTATTTATTTTGGTCCTgattaattcaaaataatttctagatGGTGTTGCTCCTCGAGCTAAAATGAACCAACAAAGGTCTAGGCGTTTCAGAGCAGCCAAAGATAGAGCAGAAGCGGTATGTGTTTAAATGGATAACTTTTGGTGCATATAAAAACTGTAATGTATAAACGAAacattatcaaataaaaagttGTTTTAGAGTTGGATTTATGATTAAATAAGAACATGATCTTGTTTTCTCCCATTTTATGCAGCTCCTGACATTAAAAAActttaatgttttgtttttgatagCTTAACAGTAAACTGCATTGTATTTGTACTATTTTgaagtattttttattattttggatGCTCTTGGGCATATAAATTCTGCGtcattcttttatttatttaagaaataaaagtAAACTAACAGATAGCATCAATTATACAGTGAATGTTTATTGATTTTCACCCATACTTCTATAGGCAGCTGTAGAAGAAAGGCTCAGACAAGAATTTGAGATGGAGGGCAGAAAGCTCCCTCCTAAGGAATTTTCACAAGTTCTTGATTCCAATATTATTACACCTGGAACAGAATTTATGGCGGTTCTGTCAATTGCATTGCAGTATTATGTTCACCTTAGATTAAACTATGATCCTGGATGGAAAAAAGTCAAGGTACCCACTCATTTTCTGGGATGTTGATTGGTGTGTGTGTGCTTAATGTCTGACATGTATGTTAAAAGAAAAGCTGGGTCATAGTACAAATGCTGATGGAATAGTTTTTAGTTGCCGCCACCTCTTGTTTTGTGAAGGTTATTCTCTCTGATGCAAATGTTCCCGGTGAAGGGGAACACAAGGTTATGTCTTATATTCGTCTTCAGAGAAATCTTCCCGATTTTGATCCAAATGCACGCCATTGCCTATATGGTTTGGTATGCCCATTTATTCATATGACCCGCTCTTTATATATTTGGCATTTGCCATCTAAGCTAATACATTCTTGTTCTGTAACCTGGTGCTATTGATAGGATGCGCATCTGATTATGATGGCATTGGCTACCCATGAAGTTCATTTTTCAATTCTTAGAGAGGTTTGTGTTTTTCTTCTGTATTCTTTCTCTTCACATTGCGAAGTTTTAAGGCATTTcctgttttgtaatatttttggcTGTTTTCATTTATATGCAGTAGTAGAAGCGTTACTTGAAATGCAGGAATTTTTGTTGTTATCTGTAGGCATATTCATTAATATAGATGAATTTTCTTGTTCCTCCTTTTGTCCCGCTTGCTGACATGATTATTGTGTCTTAATGATAATGTTCAGGCTGTTCTCACTCCTGCTCAACAAGACAAATGCCTTAAATGTAATCAGATTGGTCATTTAGCGGTAGATTGTGAAGGAAAGAACAAGAGAAAGGCTGAAGAATTAGATGAGAAAGGTGAAGCTATTGTAGCAAAAAAATCTTATCAGGTGAGCTCCATTTCAACTGTGTTTGTGTTGATTATTAGTATACAAATGACAAAAATTTAAACGCCGAAGCGCCTTCTTCCTTCCCTTTGTTTCACATGCTGCAGTTTCTCAACATTTGGACTCTAAGAGAGTATCTGGAAATGGAATTCAGAATCCCAAATCCTCCACTTAAGATTGATCTTGAATGCATTGTGGATGATTTCATTTTCATGTGTTTCTTCTCTGGCAATGCTTTTTTGCCACCTATGCCAAATTTGGAGATTCGTGAGGTCTGTGAACACTGACTTTCAATTAGATAGGAACATTTGGAGATTAACTGTAGTATCTCAAAGATATAATTTTGATGTAATTTATccgtttttgtttttaataaattaacattttaacaCTAGTTTCCAGGAATTTAGTAAATTGGAACCAATTtatttatgatctgtaaagacaAACAGTTAGGCTTAGAAATACGTAtagacataattttttttctctcaaatGTATGTCACTTGCAATTTCTAATTTGGTTGATCATTCTGAATATAACTCTGTATCCTGTCTCCTTATTTATCTGAATTATTTAAGAAGTGCATGCGAAGAATGAATTCTGTCTTTAGAAAGTGATAGCAATTCACCTGAAAGACAAAACAGTATCTGACGTGTTTCTTTTCCGCCGAAAATAGCACGTGAATTAAAATGGTGATAAATGCTTAATTTTCTCGATTTGTTTGCAGGGTGCAATCGACTTGCTTGTGGCAGTATATAAGAGGGAATTTAAGGCAATGGGTGGATATCTGACTGATGCAAGCAAGGTACATAGGCTCTGTAATTTAAGTAGCTGCTTTGAGAGGGTACCCTGTTACCAAGTTATGTTTTTTTggaaaattgtttaaatttctatctctgTTTGTTGTGTACTTTTTCCTTTCTCAGCCTAATTTGAGGAATGTGGAGTGTTTTATTCAAGCAGTGGGGTCCTACGAAGATAAAATATTCCAGAAAAGGGCGCGCTTGGACCAGGTTAAATACTTTTTTGCTTAACCTTTTGGATATTCATTCTTGGCTTGTTCGAGATTGCCGCTTCGTGTAGTATTTGTTCTTTGTAGTTGCTCTGAGGAAATTTCTCTGTGTTGGCAAGAGTTTGTTAAAAACATctcaaaattttgttttatattaaagGAGGATTTTCCCAATAAAGATAAGTTAGACCTGTCTAAGGGTTGATTAGGAAAAGTTGCATGGTATAATTTTCCATTAAATATTCTGTGCTAATATTTTGGAAGTAAGTTTTTGCTTTAAGTAAAATCATTTGAGAAATAGATCTAGACATACCAACTAGGTGTTTCCGAGTTGacccacttttatttttgatcTACGGGAGGAGGAGAGGAGAGGGGAACAATGGAAGTAGTAAATCTAGTAGGGAACATCTAAAAACACATGcaattttgttttcaatttttgttatcGGTGAGAGGATGACTTGCCTGAGGTTTGATGAAGATCAAAAGTTCATGGCAttaaaagagaataaaaattgtGTGTAGATTTTTTACATTCTCTCTGTTCTCATTCTAAAAGTGTTAGATTTGGTAGTTTCTAATAATAGAACATAAGTTTTTGTTTTAGTCTTGCACTATTTCGAGTAGCTCTTGTTGTTGGTGATTCTTTATGTTTACATATTACAGCGGCAGTTAGATAGAATCAAAATAGCACAGTTAAGATTAGAAAGAGGAGATGATGCGGAGCCACAAGTTCAACTGGAGTCTTCGGTTCTAGTTACTCAATTTAATGGTTCTCGTCTTGCCTCAGCTCCTACACCATCACCATTTCAGCAGAGTATAGAGACTGCAGACCTAAATTGTAGAAGTTGCAATTGTTTGGCATCCAAATCCAATGGTAAAGGATCTTTTGTTCCGGCCAGTAAAGTTGCTCGTTCATCTTCATCAGCTAGTGTTGGTGCTGCCATTGTTGAAGCAGAGAATGGTTTGGAAATAAATGTCCGTTTTCCTGCTTCGGAAGAGGCACTTTAATGTAATTCTAACCTTCAGCCATTCTTTAGGACTCATATTCTATGGGCTAGCCTTCAGTTTGCTATGAGCCTTGCTGGCGAGGAGttaaaaatttgtttatttgtACATTTGACTTGctgtttcattttatttatgatatttgtttttcatttttagttcCATGAAAACAAAGAAGATTTGAAAGCTAAGCTTAAGGAGATACTTCGTGAGAAATCTGATTCTTTCAATTCTGAAAATCCAGAATGTGACAAGGTCTGTACTTGTTAGTTATTATGCTATATTGCTTGCATTCTTTGGAATGCTCTTTGGTTTCCTTTGCTTTATTTATATTCTATTGAAGACTGTAAGACACAAACTAGGGAGCTGCTGAACAAGTCaatttttaagtatttaatatCTTTTGCTACTTTCAAATATCTGTCAGATGTAAATTGACAGTGAGTGCATGATTCATGGTGGATTAAGTCACGTGCATCATTGTTCTTctgattatttttcttttccctGGCTTAGACATTGCTACTATCCATGCTGCATTTTTGGCTTCCTATTTTTTGTTAGCATCATCTCATATTTATGTACATTATGCAATAACTTTGAAACTTTGATAGATAGAAACTGTTGAGGCTGTAAATTCTAAGTGCATAATGTTGCTTTCTGTTTCACACGCATGAAAATGGGTGCTAAGCAGTCACCAAACATGCTCTTTTATTGCTCTTTTCCTGGCTTATGATCAATTATTTACATGTTCTGCTGTTTCTTAATAGATTAAATTGGGAGAGCCGGGGTGGAAGAAAAGGTATTATGAAGAGAAGTTTTCTGTAAAATCTCCTGCTGAACTTGAAGACATAAAAAAGGATGTTGTATGTTATGTGAATTGGTGTTATTGTTGACCAAAAGTTATGGTTAAATTTGAATATCTTTAATGTCCGCAAAGGATTAATTTATCTATTTGACCATCTGTTATGCAGGTCTTACGATACACTGAAGGGCTATGTTGGTTAATGCGCTATTACTATGAAGGAGTTTGTTCTTGGCAGTGGtgagttttaatatttttgttgcaACAGTTCGGATTTGGGAGTTCTTTTACCTTCTGCTGCAGCTTCTACTTGTTTTCTTTGTGATTGTTGTTGCGCACGAAGCTTggaattaaaagagaaaagtttccTGATTTATGAAGACTGTTTTAGCAATAACTATAGATATTGAATCGTATTAAGTTCCACTACCCTGTTCCCACTCTGAAACTTTGAGAAAGGCTGTGCAAGATACTAACTGTTTCATGCATTTTAAGAATTTCACACAACCAAAATGACCTCATGTTGCAGTTACTAGTACTACAGTCCCAACTTGTAATTAGGCCTCAGACTAGCAACTTTTACTTGTGCTGTTCTATTTTCTTTCATTGTGTACCCTCTTTTGGATcccttaatttttaaatgaaattgttattttttcagGTTTTATCCCTATCATTATCCACCCTTTGCTTCTGATCTCAAAGATCTGGGTAAGATGAACATTAAATTTGAACTGGGCACTCCATTTAAACCATTCAGTCAGCTTCTGGGAGTTCTTCCTGGTGCAAGGTACTAGTGCTGTTTTACATCCCTTGTGATAATATATCTTGTAAAGAAAATTCTAATACTAGCCTTTTTCAGTTCCTATGCTCTTCCTATGAATTATAGAATATTGATGACTGATCCAAATTCACCAATCATTGATTTTTACCCTACTGGTATGTGTAACTAACTGAGATTTCttcatttttgtaaattttcttGCCCTTTTACATAATAGGTTGCCTATTGATTCTTTATCAGATTTTGAAGTGGACATGAATGGAAAGTGTTATGCGTGGCAGGTTAGTCAATATTATGACTAAAAGAATCTATATTCATAGGCAACTGTGCCGcacataatttattatataaatggtTTTATTGATGTGTGATGTTTATCTCTCACCCTAAGGGTATTGCAAAGTTGCCCTTCATTGATGAAAATCGCCTTCTTGCGGAGGTCAAAAAGGTTGAACATACGCTAACGGTATAGCTCTTGAATTGAGTAATATGTGCTATGTCATTCTACATATTTTCAGTTATTCATTCTTGTCTTTTTGGATGTGGTTGCATTGTAAGGTTTAAGTCCTGTCCTGTCAGAAAATGAACTGATATGGACTGTATTTTGTAGGAGGAAGAATCAAGAAGAAACAGTGCAATGTTTGAAATGCTTTTTGTTTTATCATCTCACTCTCTTGCTGGGAGTATATATTTACTTGATAATCACTGTAAGCAGTTGACAGACGGAGAACGAACCGAAGTAAAGGAACGTATTAATCCCGAGCTAAGGTTTGTGTTGGCTGAGTTTCCAATCTGATTTGCAAATGAATTTCCATTTCAGGAGTTGAACTCAGTGTTAACTAGTTTGTTCTTTGCATCAGATGGTTGTTGAAGTGAATTTAATGCTTTTGAAATATGTCTGATGAgtcatgattaaaaaaaaattcttggtGGCAGCATGCACAATATATTATAACATAATCTATCACTATTTCTAAATGCAAATTACAAGGCTCTCTGAAACATTATCATTATTCTTACTGCGAGCTTTTCCATTTTCTATGAATTTACACTTTGGGCTCTTGAGAACTATTTCAACACGAgctatttttatcaaatttatttgCCTATCATCTGATTC
This window contains:
- the LOC126686680 gene encoding 5'-3' exoribonuclease 3-like isoform X2, with protein sequence MGVPAVYRWLGKKYPLVVVDVIEEEAVVIDELKIPVDTSKPNPNNIEYDNLYLHMDGIIHPCFHPEDRPSPTSYDEVFRCMFDYIDRLFVMVRPRKLLYMAIDGVAPRAKMNQQRSRRFRAAKDRAEAAAVEERLRQEFEMEGRKLPPKEFSQVLDSNIITPGTEFMAVLSIALQYYVHLRLNYDPGWKKVKVILSDANVPGEGEHKVMSYIRLQRNLPDFDPNARHCLYGLDAHLIMMALATHEVHFSILREAVLTPAQQDKCLKCNQIGHLAVDCEGKNKRKAEELDEKGEAIVAKKSYQFLNIWTLREYLEMEFRIPNPPLKIDLECIVDDFIFMCFFSGNAFLPPMPNLEGAIDLLVAVYKREFKAMGGYLTDASKPNLRNVECFIQAVGSYEDKIFQKRARLDQRQLDRIKIAQLRLERGDDAEPQVQLESSVLVTQFNGSRLASAPTPSPFQQSIETADLNCRSCNCLASKSNGKGSFVPASKVARSSSSASVGAAIVEAENGLEINFHENKEDLKAKLKEILREKSDSFNSENPECDKIKLGEPGWKKRYYEEKFSVKSPAELEDIKKDVVLRYTEGLCWLMRYYYEGVCSWQWFYPYHYPPFASDLKDLGKMNIKFELGTPFKPFSQLLGVLPGASSYALPMNYRILMTDPNSPIIDFYPTDFEVDMNGKCYAWQGIAKLPFIDENRLLAEVKKVEHTLTEEESRRNSAMFEMLFVLSSHSLAGSIYLLDNHCKQLTDGERTEVKERINPELRAKCSDGMNGYISPCSGDTHPAIFRSPVGDMEDNSDNRVICAVYRLPDPHRHITRPPTGVIFLDKLPEGIMASEKLTALEFTWEEHMYLQKDQPISSSTAGVAEVSWKTKEKSKKIWIEKQRISAPRNKAKEDAFREANKKLFQEAVKKREKLREEYYSNPANPRLKPCEEPEEWISSERDMTEEENERYARQVIESDGFDVDKFPGTCAFGRIEPLPTENEVVRNEFNVYAEKAIEHYNDNNDTNYEFLELEKVNVLAVGLTTTIYTTLRAKDKETGAVRTFQASAYSELIRRRHGVFEVTLCRLKL
- the LOC126686680 gene encoding 5'-3' exoribonuclease 3-like isoform X5, encoding MGVPAVYRWLGKKYPLVVVDVIEEEAVVIDELKIPVDTSKPNPNNIEYDNLYLHMDGIIHPCFHPEDRPSPTSYDEVFRCMFDYIDRLFVMVRPRKLLYMAIDGVAPRAKMNQQRSRRFRAAKDRAEAAAVEERLRQEFEMEGRKLPPKEFSQVLDSNIITPGTEFMAVLSIALQYYVHLRLNYDPGWKKVKVILSDANVPGEGEHKVMSYIRLQRNLPDFDPNARHCLYGLDAHLIMMALATHEVHFSILREAVLTPAQQDKCLKCNQIGHLAVDCEGKNKRKAEELDEKGEAIVAKKSYQFLNIWTLREYLEMEFRIPNPPLKIDLECIVDDFIFMCFFSGNAFLPPMPNLEIREGAIDLLVAVYKREFKAMGGYLTDASKPNLRNVECFIQAVGSYEDKIFQKRARLDQRQLDRIKIAQLRLERGDDAEPQVQLESSVLVTQFNGSRLASAPTPSPFQQSIETADLNCRSCNCLASKSNGKGSFVPASKVARSSSSASVGAAIVEAENGLEINFHENKEDLKAKLKEILREKSDSFNSENPECDKIKLGEPGWKKRYYEEKFSVKSPAELEDIKKDVVLRYTEGLCWLMRYYYEGVCSWQWFYPYHYPPFASDLKDLGKMNIKFELGTPFKPFSQLLGVLPGARLPIDSLSDFEVDMNGKCYAWQGIAKLPFIDENRLLAEVKKVEHTLTEEESRRNSAMFEMLFVLSSHSLAGSIYLLDNHCKQLTDGERTEVKERINPELRAKCSDGMNGYISPCSGDTHPAIFRSPVGDMEDNSDNRVICAVYRLPDPHRHITRPPTGVIFLDKLPEGIMASEKLTALEFTWEEHMYLQKDQPISSSTAGVAEVSWKTKEKSKKIWIEKQRISAPRNKAKEDAFREANKKLFQEAVKKREKLREEYYSNPANPRLKPCEEPEEWISSERDMTEEENERYARQVIESDGFDVDKFPGTCAFGRIEPLPTENEVVRNEFNVYAEKAIEHYNDNNDTNYEFLELEKVNVLAVGLTTTIYTTLRAKDKETGAVRTFQASAYSELIRRRHGVFEVTLCRLKL
- the LOC126686680 gene encoding 5'-3' exoribonuclease 3-like isoform X6 — protein: MGVPAVYRWLGKKYPLVVVDVIEEEAVVIDELKIPVDTSKPNPNNIEYDNLYLHMDGIIHPCFHPEDRPSPTSYDEVFRCMFDYIDRLFVMVRPRKLLYMAIDGVAPRAKMNQQRSRRFRAAKDRAEAAAVEERLRQEFEMEGRKLPPKEFSQVLDSNIITPGTEFMAVLSIALQYYVHLRLNYDPGWKKVKVILSDANVPGEGEHKVMSYIRLQRNLPDFDPNARHCLYGLDAHLIMMALATHEVHFSILREAVLTPAQQDKCLKCNQIGHLAVDCEGKNKRKAEELDEKGEAIVAKKSYQFLNIWTLREYLEMEFRIPNPPLKIDLECIVDDFIFMCFFSGNAFLPPMPNLEIREGAIDLLVAVYKREFKAMGGYLTDASKPNLRNVECFIQAVGSYEDKIFQKRARLDQRQLDRIKIAQLRLERGDDAEPQVQLESSVLVTQFNGSRLASAPTPSPFQQSIETADLNCRSCNCLASKSNGKGSFVPASKVARSSSSASVGAAIVEAENGLEINFHENKEDLKAKLKEILREKSDSFNSENPECDKIKLGEPGWKKRYYEEKFSVKSPAELEDIKKDVVLRYTEGLCWLMRYYYEGVCSWQWFYPYHYPPFASDLKDLGKMNIKFELGTPFKPFSQLLGVLPGASSYALPMNYRILMTDPNSPIIDFYPTDFEVDMNGKCYAWQGIAKLPFIDENRLLAEVKKVEHTLTEEESRRNSAMFEMLFVLSSHSLAGSIYLLDNHCKQLTDGERTEVKERINPELRAKCSDGMNGYISPCSGDTHPAIFRSPVGDMEDNSDNRVICAVYRLPDPHRHITRPPTGVIFLDKLPEGIMASEKLTALEFTWEEHMYLQKDQPISSSTAGVAEVSWKTKEKSKKIWIEKQRISAPRNKAKEDAFREANKKLFQEAVKKREKLREEYYSNPANPRLKPCEEPEEWISSERDMTEEENERYARQVIESDGFDVDKFPGTCAFGRIEPLPTGY
- the LOC126686680 gene encoding 5'-3' exoribonuclease 3-like isoform X4 yields the protein MGVPAVYRWLGKKYPLVVVDVIEEEAVVIDELKIPVDTSKPNPNNIEYDNLYLHMDGIIHPCFHPEDRPSPTSYDEVFRCMFDYIDRLFVMVRPRKLLYMAIDGVAPRAKMNQQRSRRFRAAKDRAEAAAVEERLRQEFEMEGRKLPPKEFSQVLDSNIITPGTEFMAVLSIALQYYVHLRLNYDPGWKKVKVILSDANVPGEGEHKVMSYIRLQRNLPDFDPNARHCLYGLDAHLIMMALATHEVHFSILREAVLTPAQQDKCLKCNQIGHLAVDCEGKNKRKAEELDEKGEAIVAKKSYQFLNIWTLREYLEMEFRIPNPPLKIDLECIVDDFIFMCFFSGNAFLPPMPNLEIREGAIDLLVAVYKREFKAMGGYLTDASKPNLRNVECFIQAVGSYEDKIFQKRARLDQRQLDRIKIAQLRLERGDDAEPQVQLESSVLVTQFNGSRLASAPTPSPFQQSIETADLNCRSCNCLASKSNGKGSFVPASKVARSSSSASVGAAIVEAENGLEINFHENKEDLKAKLKEILREKSDSFNSENPECDKIKLGEPGWKKRYYEEKFSVKSPAELEDIKKDVVLRYTEGLCWLMRYYYEGVCSWQWFYPYHYPPFASDLKDLGKMNIKFELGTPFKPFSQLLGVLPGASSYALPMNYRILMTDPNSPIIDFYPTDFEVDMNGKCYAWQGIAKLPFIDENRLLAEVKKVEHTLTEEESRRNSAMFEMLFVLSSHSLAGSIYLLDNHCKQLTDGERTEVKERINPELRAKCSDGMNGYISPCSGDTHPAIFRSPVGDMEDNSDNRVICAVYRLPDPHRHITRPPTGVIFLDKLPEGIMASEKLTALEFTWEEHMYLQKDQPISSSTEVSWKTKEKSKKIWIEKQRISAPRNKAKEDAFREANKKLFQEAVKKREKLREEYYSNPANPRLKPCEEPEEWISSERDMTEEENERYARQVIESDGFDVDKFPGTCAFGRIEPLPTENEVVRNEFNVYAEKAIEHYNDNNDTNYEFLELEKVNVLAVGLTTTIYTTLRAKDKETGAVRTFQASAYSELIRRRHGVFEVTLCRLKL
- the LOC126686680 gene encoding 5'-3' exoribonuclease 3-like isoform X1, with translation MGVPAVYRWLGKKYPLVVVDVIEEEAVVIDELKIPVDTSKPNPNNIEYDNLYLHMDGIIHPCFHPEDRPSPTSYDEVFRCMFDYIDRLFVMVRPRKLLYMAIDGVAPRAKMNQQRSRRFRAAKDRAEAAAVEERLRQEFEMEGRKLPPKEFSQVLDSNIITPGTEFMAVLSIALQYYVHLRLNYDPGWKKVKVILSDANVPGEGEHKVMSYIRLQRNLPDFDPNARHCLYGLDAHLIMMALATHEVHFSILREAVLTPAQQDKCLKCNQIGHLAVDCEGKNKRKAEELDEKGEAIVAKKSYQFLNIWTLREYLEMEFRIPNPPLKIDLECIVDDFIFMCFFSGNAFLPPMPNLEIREGAIDLLVAVYKREFKAMGGYLTDASKPNLRNVECFIQAVGSYEDKIFQKRARLDQRQLDRIKIAQLRLERGDDAEPQVQLESSVLVTQFNGSRLASAPTPSPFQQSIETADLNCRSCNCLASKSNGKGSFVPASKVARSSSSASVGAAIVEAENGLEINFHENKEDLKAKLKEILREKSDSFNSENPECDKIKLGEPGWKKRYYEEKFSVKSPAELEDIKKDVVLRYTEGLCWLMRYYYEGVCSWQWFYPYHYPPFASDLKDLGKMNIKFELGTPFKPFSQLLGVLPGASSYALPMNYRILMTDPNSPIIDFYPTDFEVDMNGKCYAWQGIAKLPFIDENRLLAEVKKVEHTLTEEESRRNSAMFEMLFVLSSHSLAGSIYLLDNHCKQLTDGERTEVKERINPELRAKCSDGMNGYISPCSGDTHPAIFRSPVGDMEDNSDNRVICAVYRLPDPHRHITRPPTGVIFLDKLPEGIMASEKLTALEFTWEEHMYLQKDQPISSSTAGVAEVSWKTKEKSKKIWIEKQRISAPRNKAKEDAFREANKKLFQEAVKKREKLREEYYSNPANPRLKPCEEPEEWISSERDMTEEENERYARQVIESDGFDVDKFPGTCAFGRIEPLPTENEVVRNEFNVYAEKAIEHYNDNNDTNYEFLELEKVNVLAVGLTTTIYTTLRAKDKETGAVRTFQASAYSELIRRRHGVFEVTLCRLKL
- the LOC126686680 gene encoding 5'-3' exoribonuclease 3-like isoform X3 → MGVPAVYRWLGKKYPLVVVDVIEEEAVVIDELKIPVDTSKPNPNNIEYDNLYLHMDGIIHPCFHPEDRPSPTSYDEVFRCMFDYIDRLFVMVRPRKLLYMAIDGVAPRAKMNQQRSRRFRAAKDRAEAAAVEERLRQEFEMEGRKLPPKEFSQVLDSNIITPGTEFMAVLSIALQYYVHLRLNYDPGWKKVKVILSDANVPGEGEHKVMSYIRLQRNLPDFDPNARHCLYGLDAHLIMMALATHEVHFSILREAVLTPAQQDKCLKCNQIGHLAVDCEGKNKRKAEELDEKGEAIVAKKSYQFLNIWTLREYLEMEFRIPNPPLKIDLECIVDDFIFMCFFSGNAFLPPMPNLEIREGAIDLLVAVYKREFKAMGGYLTDASKPNLRNVECFIQAVGSYEDKIFQKRARLDQRQLDRIKIAQLRLERGDDAEPQVQLESSVLVTQFNGSRLASAPTPSPFQQSIETADLNCRSCNCLASKSNGKGSFVPASKVARSSSSASVGAAIVEAENGLEINFHENKEDLKAKLKEILREKSDSFNSENPECDKIKLGEPGWKKRYYEEKFSVKSPAELEDIKKDVVLRYTEGLCWLMRYYYEGVCSWQWFYPYHYPPFASDLKDLGKMNIKFELGTPFKPFSQLLGVLPGASSYALPMNYRILMTDPNSPIIDFYPTDFEVDMNGKCYAWQGIAKLPFIDENRLLAEVKKVEHTLTEEESRRNSAMFEMLFVLSSHSLAGSIYLLDNHCKQLTDGERTEVKERINPELSDGMNGYISPCSGDTHPAIFRSPVGDMEDNSDNRVICAVYRLPDPHRHITRPPTGVIFLDKLPEGIMASEKLTALEFTWEEHMYLQKDQPISSSTAGVAEVSWKTKEKSKKIWIEKQRISAPRNKAKEDAFREANKKLFQEAVKKREKLREEYYSNPANPRLKPCEEPEEWISSERDMTEEENERYARQVIESDGFDVDKFPGTCAFGRIEPLPTENEVVRNEFNVYAEKAIEHYNDNNDTNYEFLELEKVNVLAVGLTTTIYTTLRAKDKETGAVRTFQASAYSELIRRRHGVFEVTLCRLKL